In a genomic window of Brassica rapa cultivar Chiifu-401-42 chromosome A10, CAAS_Brap_v3.01, whole genome shotgun sequence:
- the LOC103847373 gene encoding serine/threonine-protein kinase D6PKL1, with the protein MGSFAGKCEIVEEKEDHQNSFTYSTRSPIIPHSGSSLVDDKDLERPVLKLGYRGSLEDDINQLFESISIRTSGMIPSYQLGATSSSRNNNGPLQRNARSPSKTVAEIKTVFEPPATLKQSLRDLCVTKASETAASKRTTPKPSGRAGEEGKAVLVELLDEAQRSSTESSIAQQLRLLKIHSSSQSSMYCDEMVLKKDKNWSLDDAELSMAKRSFGSLRSVNNKTVVGLKSVRKVKLLYANTPTSTIVNGKRVAKLTRTIPRGGGGAKPALRSKDSLKKKKEDTNVYDEVDGFYDPIAKELLCHRCHFTLKNTPTKDEPSKESVLEPKTSVKEGCLDEMASDFSSSSYESSHEISETKLDKNKIRRSLELSNPETSQGSLGFEFGSKTLVKRVEEDILSGKEAEQKDSVYMSEQSVEIGSFSEKSVVMNPDSPPNKLILDRAATEDVNENSETENKYNSSSTSEEEQEQGQSSDIITRSSFGNRPHMSKDVRWEAIQHIRAQHGLGSLGLRHFNLLKKLGCGDIGTVYLAELTGTNCLFAIKVMDNEFLERRNKMSRAQTEKDILKMLDHPFLPTLYAHFVSDNLSCLVMECCPGGDLHVLRQKQPGRWFPEPAARFYVAEVLLALEYLHMLGVIYRDLKPENILVRDDGHIMVTDFDLSLRCTVSPTLLNSSSPLHGDAMMRLSSGSRTGSSCIEPSCFRPKLSRGNKKKAKQHRVMMKKLKKSDLTARFKSLPQLVAEPTDARSNSFVGTHEYLAPEIIKGEGHGAAVDWWTFGIFLYELLYGKTPFKGASNEETIANVVRQSLKFPDNPNVSFQAKDLIKGLLVKEPENRLGTEKGAAEIKRHAFFEGLNWALIRCAIPPELPDFYDYGVPNHEGKSNYLDCKAVGEHLEFELF; encoded by the exons ATGGGTTCATTTGCCGGAAAGTGTGAAATCGTTGAAGAGAAAGAAGACCACCAAAACTCATTTACATACTCCACAAGATCACCAATCATTCCACATTCCGGTTCAAGCCTCGTTGACGACAAGGACCTGGAGCGACCGGTACTAAAACTAGGTTACAGAGGGTCACTAGAAGATGATATCAACCAACTCTTCGAGTCTATAAGCATTCGAACATCCGGAATGATTCCTTCTTACCAACTCGGTGCAACCAGTAGCAGTAGAAACAACAACGGTCCTTTGCAGCGTAATGCTCGATCACCAAGCAAGACAGTAGCTGAGATTAAAACAGTCTTTGAACCACCAGCGACGTTAAAACAGTCTTTGAGAGATTTATGCGTCACAAAGGCATCGGAAACAGCAGCTAGCAAACGGACGACTCCTAAGCCTAGCGGCAGAGCTGGTGAAGAAGGAAAAGCTGTTCTCGTCGAGTTACTAGACGAGGCTCAAAGAAGTTCAACAGAGAGTAGCATAGCGCAGCAGCTACGTCTTCTTAAGATACATTCTTCGAGCCAAAGCTCTATGTATTGCGATGAGATGGTCTTAAAGAAAGACAAGAACTGGTCTCTTGATGACGCGGAGTTGAGTATGGCTAAGAGGAGCTTCGGTTCACTAAGATCAGTGAACAATAAGACAGTGGTTGGATTGAAGTCAGTTAGGAAAGTGAAGCTGTTGTATGCTAATACACCGACTTCAACCATAGTTAATGGTAAGAGAGTGGCTAAGTTAACCAGAACCATTCCACGTGGCGGTGGAGGAGCTAAACCGGCCCTAAGGAGTAAAGAttccttgaagaagaagaaagaggatacaAATGTGTATGATGAAGTAGATGGCTTCTATGATCCCATTGCAAAGGAGCTTCTCTGCCATAGATGCCATTTCACTTTGAAGAACACTCCAACTAAAGACGAGCCTTCGAAAGAGTCTGTTCTTGAGCCGAAGACAAGTGTTAAGGAAGGATGCTTAGATGAAATGGCTTCTGATTTCTCCAGCTCAAGCTATGAGAGCTCTCATGAGATCAGTGAGACCAAACTTGACAAGAATAAGATAAGAAGGTCTCTGGAATTATCGAATCCAGAGACCTCTCAGGGCTCACTAGGGTTTGAATTCGGTAGTAAAACCCTAGTGAAACGTGTTGAGGAAGATATTCTATCCGGCAAAGAAGCTGAACAGAAGGATTCTGTCTACATGTCGGAACAGAGTGTGGAGATTGGTTCTTTCAGTGAGAAATCTGTTGTAATGAATCCAGATAGTCCTCCGAACAAACTCATCTTAGACAGAGCAGCCACTGAAGATGTCAACGAGAACTCTGAAACCGAAAACAAATACAACAGCTCAAGCACTAGCGAGGAAGAACAAGAACAAGGACAAAGCAGTGATATAATTACAAGATCTAGCTTCGGAAACAGACCACATATGTCTAAGGACGTGAGATGGGAAGCTATTCAGCATATAAGGGCACAGCACGGGCTCGGTTCATTGGGACTTAGACATTTCAATCTTCTCAAAAAGCTCGGTTGTGGAGATATAGGAACTGTTTATCTGGCTGAGCTCACGGGAACAAACTGCTTGTTCGCTATAAAGGTGATGGATAATGAGTTCTTGGAGAGAAGGAACAAGATGTCTAGGGCGCAAACCGAGAAAGATATTCTCAAAATGCTTGATCACCCGTTTCTTCCGACGTTATACGCTCACTTCGTTTCAGATAACTTGTCTTGTCTGGTTATGGAATGTTGTCCGGGAGGTGACTTGCATGTCCTAAGGCAGAAACAGCCCGGGAGGTGGTTTCCCGAACCAGCGGCTAG gtTCTACGTGGCAGAGGTGCTTCTTGCGTTGGAGTATTTGCATATGTTAGGGGTTATATATCGTGACTTGAAGCCAGAGAACATTTTGGTACGTGACGATGGACACATTATGGTAACAGATTTTGATCTCTCCTTAAGGTGTACCGTGAGTCCCACGCTTCTAAACTCATCATCTCCTCTCCATGGAGATGCCATGATGAGACTCTCTTCAGGTAGCCGCACTGGATCTAGCTGCATCGAGCCATCTTGTTTCCGACCTAAACTCTCCCGCGGGAACAAGAAAAAAGCCAAACAACACCGTGTAATGatgaaaaaactcaaaaaatccGACCTAACCGCGCGGTTCAAGTCGTTACCTCAGCTGGTCGCGGAACCGACAGATGCGAGATCAAACTCTTTTGTCGGAACACACGAGTATCTCGCCCCCGAGATCATCAAAGGAGAAGGTCACGGCGCAGCGGTTGACTGGTGGACGTTTGGGATCTTTCTATACGAGTTGCTTTACGGGAAAACACCGTTCAAAGGAGCTAGTAATGAAGAGACGATAGCTAACGTTGTGCGTCAGAGCTTGAAGTTTCCTGATAACCCTAACGTGAGTTTCCAAGCTAAGGATCTTATAAAAGGGTTGTTGGTTAAGGAGCCTGAGAACCGGTTAGGGACGGAGAAAGGAGCAGCGGAGATAAAACGGCACGCGTTCTTCGAAGGATTGAACTGGGCGTTGATACGGTGTGCGATACCGCCTGAGCTTCCGGATTTTTATGACTATGGAGTACCGAATCATGAAGGGAAAAGTAATTACTTGGATTGCAAGGCAGTTGGggaacatcttgagtttgagttaTTCTAG